The following DNA comes from Ornithinimicrobium avium.
CGAGCACCGTCGGTCGCGGTTCGACGACGACGTGCTCGGCCTGCGCGGCGTCAAGGAGCACGACGAGTCGCTGGCCGACGACGTGCTTGACCCGGAGCCCGAGGTGCCGATGTTCCGGCCGCGGCGCCGGCGCCGGCGCAACCCCCTCGCCACCGTCGTGGCGCTCGTCCTTGCCGCAGCGGTCGTGGTGACCGCCTCGGTCTACGCCTTCGGGTGGGTCGGTGACCTGCTGCCCTCCTTCTCGACCGGCAGCAACGACGTCCAGGACTACGAGGGTGCGGGGACCGGTGAGGTCCTGGTCGAGGTCCCCCAGGGCGCCGGTGGCGGCCAGATCGCGCAGATCCTCGCCGAGGCGGACGTCGTGGCCTCGGCCGGTGCCTTCACCGCCGCGCTCCAGGCGGACCCGCGGTCCAGCTCGATCCAGCCGGGGACCTACCGGATGGCCAACCAGATGAGCTCCTCGGCGGCGCTCGCGCGGCTGCTCGACGGCAACTACCGCGAGATCAACGGCGTCACGGTCCGCGAGGGGCTGTGGGTCTCCGAGACCTTCGAGGTGCTGGCCGAGGCGACCGGCAACGAGGTCTCCGACTACGAGGACGTCGACCCGGCCACGCTCGACCTTCCCGACGCCGCGGAGGGCGAGCTGGAGGGCTTCCTCTACCCGAGCACCTACGAGTTCGCACCGGACTCCACGCCGCAGGACCAGCTGCGGGCCATGGTCGAGCTGGGCAGGCGCACCTATGCCGAGATCGGGGTGCCCGACGACGAGCTGCGCGAGATCATCATCAAGGCGAGCATCGTCCAGGGCGAGGGCATGTTCGCCGAGGACCTGCCCAAGGTCGCCCGGGTGGTCGAGAACCGCCTGGTGGACACCGCGGACACCGATGGCCGGCTGCAGATGGACTCGACCATCCACTTCATCTTCCAGGAGCGTGGCAAGGCCGGCACGACCGACGAGCAGCGCCAGGTGGACGACCCTTACAACACCTACGTCAACCCCGGGCTGCCCCCGGGCCCGATCAACAGCCCCGGCGAGGCCGCCATCCGTGCGGCGCTGAACCCCGAGCCCGGGAACTGGCTCTACTTCGTCACCGTCAACCCCAGCACCGGCGAGACCAAGTTCGCCGACACCTACGAGGAGCACCTGAAGAACCAGGACGAGTTCCTCCAGTGGTGCTCGGACAACCCGGACCAGTGCTGAACCCGTCCCCGGGCGGCGCGGACCGGACCGGGGCGCGCCGTGCGGGGGTCGTGGGACGGCCCGTGGGGCACAGCCTCTCCCCGCGCCTGCACCGGGCCGCGTTCGCCGTCCTCGGACTGGACGGGTGGACCTTCGAGGCCACGGACGTCCCTGCCGGTGGCCTGGCCGACCACGTCGCGGGCCTGGGACCGGAGTGGGTCGGCCTGGCCGTCACG
Coding sequences within:
- the mltG gene encoding endolytic transglycosylase MltG, which translates into the protein MSLPPDEDWDDEHRRSRFDDDVLGLRGVKEHDESLADDVLDPEPEVPMFRPRRRRRRNPLATVVALVLAAAVVVTASVYAFGWVGDLLPSFSTGSNDVQDYEGAGTGEVLVEVPQGAGGGQIAQILAEADVVASAGAFTAALQADPRSSSIQPGTYRMANQMSSSAALARLLDGNYREINGVTVREGLWVSETFEVLAEATGNEVSDYEDVDPATLDLPDAAEGELEGFLYPSTYEFAPDSTPQDQLRAMVELGRRTYAEIGVPDDELREIIIKASIVQGEGMFAEDLPKVARVVENRLVDTADTDGRLQMDSTIHFIFQERGKAGTTDEQRQVDDPYNTYVNPGLPPGPINSPGEAAIRAALNPEPGNWLYFVTVNPSTGETKFADTYEEHLKNQDEFLQWCSDNPDQC